A genomic window from Punica granatum isolate Tunisia-2019 chromosome 2, ASM765513v2, whole genome shotgun sequence includes:
- the LOC116194607 gene encoding phosphatidylinositol 4-kinase gamma 3 yields MSLAGVALSPVQEESLNFPGSAISRYGPRSGDPILIYLSVAGSMMPMHITESDSIASVKLRIQSVQGFFVKRQKLVFGGRELARNNSRVCDYGVADGNILHLVLRLSDLQGIIVRTACGKEFEFQVERSRNVGYVKQQIAKKGGRLLDLKEQELVCDGEELEDQQLIYDFCRNTDAVIHLLVRKSAKVRAKPVQKHFEVLIDASDMDEPANALNDYPLGTLLPGYPGIKQQRKDFLLEALNADRDIKLPCVLEELIRSTGQGLESGNDPIRSSEGSGGAYLMKDCSGQKYISVFKPIDEEPLAVNNPRGLPLSTTGEGLKKGTRVGEGALREVAAFILDHPRGGPRSSNSAEKGFSGVPPTIIVKCLHRGFNYPEGYEYSSANIKIGSLQMFVKNHGSCEDMGPCTFPVDEVHKISVLDIRLANADRHAGNILISREEGEDGDIVLTPIDHGYCLPENFEDCTFDWLYWPQARHPYSPETIDYIKSLDAEQDIQLLKSHGWELPTECACTLRISTMLLKKGAEKGLSPFTIGRIMCRVTLKEESVIELIVREAQEALLPGASEASFLESLSMVMDQYLNGLSAT; encoded by the exons ATGTCTCTTGCTGGTGTAGCACTTAGTCCGGTGCAGGAAGAATCTTTGAATTTTCCAGGTAGTGCAATTAGCAGATATGGCCCTCGCTCGGGTGACCCGATCTTGATTTACTTATCTGTTGCTGGGTCTATGATGCCCATGCATATCACAGAATCAGACTCGATTGCCTCTGTTAAGCTGAGGATTCAGTCGGTGCAAGGGTTCTTTGTGAAAAGGCAGAAACTGGTTTTTGGAGGAAGAGAACTTGCTCGGAACAATTCTCGTGTCTGCGACTATGGGGTGGCTGATGGTAACATTTTGCATCTGGTGCTGAGGCTTTCTGATCTACAAGGTATCATTGTTCGTACTGCCTGCGGAAAGGAGTTTGAGTTCCAGGTGGAGAGGAGCAGAAATGTGGGTTATGTGAAGCAGCAGATTGCAAAGAAAGGGGGAAGACTTCTTGATCTCAAGGAGCAAGAGTTGGTATGCGATGGGGAGGAGCTGGAAGACCAACAACTCATATATGACTTCTGCAGAAACACTGATGCTGTGATCCACTTGCTTGTTCGCAAGTCTGCTAAAGTGAGGGCCAAACCTGTTCAGAAACACTTTGAAGTATTGATTGATGCTTCAGATATGGATGAACCAGCAAATGCTCTCAATGATTACCCGCTGGGAACCCTATTGCCAGGGTATCCTGGTATAAAACAGCAGAGAAAAGATTTTCTGTTGGAAGCTTTAAACGCTGACCGAGATATTAAACTCCCATGTGTCTTAGAAGAATTGATTAGGTCCACAGGTCAAGGTTTAGAGAGTGGGAATGACCCAATTCGTTCTTCAGAGGGTTCAGGAGGAGCCTACCTAATGAAGGACTGTTCAGGTCAGAAGTACATATCAGTTTTTAAGCCGATTGATGAGGAGCCGTTAGCTGTAAATAATCCTAGGGGACTGCCGTTATCAACGACTGGTGAAGGATTGAAGAAGGGCACACGTGTAGGAGAGGGTGCCCTGAGGGAAGTTGCTGCTTTCATTTTAGATCACCCGCGAGGTGGACCCCGTTCTTCCAATAGTGCAGAGAAGGGATTTTCTGGGGTTCCACCTACAATTATCGTCAAGTGTTTGCACAGAGGGTTCAACTACCCAGAAGGTTATGAATACTCGTCCGCAAACATAAAGATCGGATCTCTTCAGATGTTCGTGAAGAACCACGGAAGTTGCGAGGACATGGGGCCCTGCACTTTCCCTGTGGATGAGGTTCACAAGATCTCTGTGCTGGATATAAGGTTGGCAAATGCAGATCGGCATGCAGGGAACATATTGATCAGCAGAGAGGAGGGTGAAGACGGAGACATTGTGCTTACACCTATTGATCATGGGTACTGTTTGCCCGAGAAT TTTGAAGATTGCACATTTGACTGGTTATATTGGCCACAAGCTCGTCATCCCTACTCTCCGGAAACCATTGACTACATCAAATCACTGGATGCCGAGCAAGACATTCAGCTTTTGAAATCGCACGGCTGGGAACTGCCAACTGAATGCGCTTGCACGCTCCGAATCTCCACCATGCTTTTGAAGAAAGGCGCTGAGAAGGGACTCTCTCCTTTCACCATTGGACGCATAATGTGCCGAGTAACTCTGAAGGAGGAATCTGTGATCGAACTCATTGTACGAGAAGCTCAAGAAGCTCTGCTTCCTGGAGCTAGTGAAGCTTCTTTTCTCGAGTCTTTGTCAATGGTCATGGACCAATACCTCAATGGGCTATCAGCCACATAA
- the LOC116194606 gene encoding probable pectinesterase/pectinesterase inhibitor 34: MGYGRLGGGTEETDQPGDSTAAPAKLSSSTWTKRRRVLFLALLSLLLIIASAVSAALVIGLRARAEGRAGTRKPTRAISGACAHTLYPALCVESLLDFPGSTAAGTEQDLVHISLNMTLQRLSKAFYLSSGISYLEMDPLAHSAYDDCLELLEDSVHALSRALSSVVPSEGEGSEGRGSTQDVLTWLSAALTNQDTCSEGFDGVVGPVKDQMSEKLKDLSELVSNSLAIFSAIGGGSGDFAGVPIQNRRRLMEEESMINGRFPRWLSKRERELLDMPAAEIQADIVVSKDGGQGTLKTIAEAIKKAPEHSDRRTIIYVRAGRYEEDMLKVGRKKTNLMFIGDGPDKTIITGKKSVADKMTTFHTASFAATGFGFIARDMTFENYAGPGKHQAVALRVGADHAVVYRCTIKGYQDTLYVHSNRQFFRECDIYGTVDFICGNAAVVIQHCNIYARKPMAQQKNTITAQNRKDPNQNTGISIHACRILATSDLEASKGSFPTYLGRPWKLYSRVVYMLSYLGDHIHPQGWLEWSSTFALDTLYYGEYMNNGPGAGVAQRVKWPGYRVIKSPAEASKFTVAQFIYGSSWLPSTGVAFMAGLSV; encoded by the exons ATGGGCTATGGCAGACTTGGAGGCGGCACAGAAGAGACGGACCAACCAGGTGACAGTACCGCCGCACCAGCAAAGCTGTCCTCCTCAACCTGGACCAAGCGGCGGCGGGTCCTATTCCTCgctctcctctccctcttgCTGATCATCGCTTCCGCGGTATCTGCTGCATTGGTGATCGGGCTGAGGGCTCGGGCTGAGGGCCGAGCTGGGACCAGGAAGCCAACGCGTGCAATCTCAGGGGCTTGTGCCCACACGCTGTACCCAGCCCTGTGCGTGGAATCACTCCTCGACTTCCCAGGTTCGACCGCAGCCGGAACGGAGCAGGACCTCGTCCACATCTCCCTTAACATGACCCTACAGCGTCTGAGCAAGGCCTTCTACCTCTCCTCTGGCATCTCTTACCTCGAGATGGACCCTCTCGCCCACTCTGCATACGACGACTGCCTCGAGCTACTCGAGGACTCGGTCCACGCCCTCTCGCGGGCCCTCTCCTCTGTCGTGCCCTCGGAGGGGGAGGGATCAGAGGGCAGGGGATCCACCCAAGATGTGTTGACATGGCTCAGTGCAGCCTTAACGAACCAGGACACGTGTTCGGAAGGATTCGACGGAGTGGTGGGGCCCGTGAAGGATCAGATGTCAGAAAAGCTGAAGGACCTGTCGGAGCTCGTTAGCAACTCCCTGGCTATATTCTCGGCCATCGGCGGTGGCAGTGGCGACTTTGCGGGAGTGCCGATACAGAACCGGAGAAGGTTGATGGAGGAGGAGAGCATGATCAACGGGAGGTTTCCAAGATGGCTGAGCAAGCGGGAGAGGGAGCTGCTGGACATGCCGGCGGCGGAGATCCAGGCGGACATAGTGGTGTCCAAGGATGGAGGGCAAGGGACCCTCAAGACGATAGCAGAGGCGATCAAGAAGGCACCGGAGCACAGTGACAGGCGTACTATTATCTACGTCCGAGCCGGgag GTACGAAGAAGACATGCTGAAGGTTGGGAGGAAGAAAACGAACTTGATGTTCATTGGTGACGGGCCGGACAAGACAATCATCACCGGCAAGAAGAGTGTCGCCGACAAGATGACTACTTTCCACACCGCTTCTTTTG CGGCCACTGGTTTCGGTTTCATTGCCCGGGACATGACCTTCGAGAACTATGCGGGACCAGGGAAGCACCAGGCGGTGGCCCTCCGGGTCGGGGCCGACCACGCGGTGGTCTACAGATGTACCATCAAGGGGTACCAGGACACCCTCTATGTCCACTCGAACAGACAGTTCTTCCGGGAATGCGACATCTATGGCACGGTGGACTTCATCTGTGGGAACGCTGCAGTGGTCATCCAGCACTGCAACATCTACGCCCGGAAGCCCATGGCTCAGCAGAAGAACACCATCACTGCCCAAAACAGAAAGGATCCTAACCAGAACACCGGGATATCAATCCACGCGTGCCGTATCCTTGCCACCTCTGACTTGGAGGCATCCAAAGGCAGCTTCCCGACATATCTGGGCCGTCCATGGAAGCTGTACTCGAGGGTCGTGTACATGTTGTCCTACCTGGGTGACCACATCCATCCCCAGGGGTGGCTCGAGTGGAGCTCGACCTTTGCTCTAGACACACTGTATTACGGAGAGTACATGAATAATGGACCTGGGGCGGGAGTGGCGCAGCGGGTCAAGTGGCCTGGCTATCGGGTCATAAAATCACCGGCTGAAGCCAGTAAATTCACAGTGGCACAGTTCATATATGGTTCGTCGTGGTTACCCTCTACCGGAGTGGCCTTCATGGCTGGATTATCAGTTTAA
- the LOC116196063 gene encoding O-acyltransferase WSD1-like, whose protein sequence is MAAAAFEIEKAGDVEEGKQTRAEVNGAVVGADGVLPARLSPAARLFHAPRFNCCIVAIMGSKIAIDPAVVKSGLKETLLRHPRFSSKMVGDVKRSGKMKWVPTTVNLDDHVIVPTVDRDMDNPDRFVEDYISYITKTPLDASRPLWELHLLNVKTSDAEAVGFFRIHHSMGDGASLMSLLLACTRKTSDPEALPTVPEKTRAGSGSSSGGFWRFFLAIWSVVKLIWNTLTDILLFLATFLFLKDTDTPIKGNPGVGKTTKRFVHRTVSLDDIKLVKNELKMTINDVVLGVTQAGLSRYLDRRYAANAKGENGKNGKKINIPKNVRLRATVLINLRPTVGVQALSDMMAKKSNAGWGNWIGYIVLPFSVTPQEDPLEYVRQAKATIDRKKLSLEAFFTFLCAELVLKVFGVKAGGAIAYRILSQTTMAFSNVVGPLEEISFYGHPMAYLAPSVYGHPHALTLHCQSYVDKMTISLAVDPEVIPDPYQLCDDLEESLSSIKAAVLRKDKAPVAAAEP, encoded by the exons ATGGCTGCAGCAGCTTTTGAGATCGAGAAGGCCGGGGACGTGGAGGAGGGAAAGCAAACAAGGGCGGAGGTCAACGGTGCCGTCGTTGGGGCTGATGGGGTTCTCCCGGCGAGGCTGAGCCCTGCTGCCCGCCTGTTCCACGCTCCGAGGTTCAACTGCTGCATAGTAGCAATCATGGGCAGCAAGATCGCCATCGACCCCGCCGTCGTCAAGTCGGGCCTCAAGGAGACTCTGCTCCGTCACCCTCGCTTCTCCAGCAAGATG GTTGGCGATGTGAAGAGAAGCGGAAAGATGAAATGGGTTCCGACCACGGTGAACTTAGATGACCACGTGATCGTCCCCACCGTGGACCGAGACATGGACAACCCCGACCGCTTTGTGGAAGACTATATTTCCTACATCACCAAGACCCCTTTAGATGCGTCCCGGCCTTTATGGGAACTCCACCTGCTGAACGTGAAGACCTCGGATGCAGAGGCTGTTGGGTTTTTCAGGATTCACCATTCTATGGGAGACGGGGCGTCCCTGATGTCTCTCCTCCTTGCCTGCACCAGGAAAACCTCCGACCCTGAAGCGCTCCCGACAGTGCCTGAGAAGACACGGGCAGGCTCGGGGAGTTCTTCGGGTGGGTTTTGGCGGTTCTTCTTGGCTATATGGTCGGTGGTCAAGTTGATCTGGAATACTCTTACCGATATTCTTCTGTTTCTTGCAACATTTCTATTCCTTAAGGATACGGACACTCCTATTAAAGGTAATCCTGGAGTTGGCAAGACTACAAAGAGATTTGTGCACCGCACGGTCAGTTTGGACGATATAAAACTCGTGAAGAATGAGCTCAAGATG ACAATCAACGATGTTGTGTTGGGAGTGACACAAGCAGGGCTCTCTCGGTATTTAGATCGTAGATATG CTGCCAATGCGAAGGGCGAAAACGGGAAGAACGGGAAGAAAATTAACATCCCAAAAAACGTGCGACTCCGAGCAACCGTTCTCATAAATCTCAGACCGACTGTTGGAGTTCAG GCTTTGAGCGACATGATGGCTAAGAAGTCGAACGCGGGGTGGGGAAATTGGATTGGATACATTGTCCTTCCTTTCTCTGTTACCCCTCAAGAGGACCCATTGGAGTACGTTCGTCAAGCTAAAGCTACCATCGATCGGAAAAAGCTCTCCCTTGAAGCCTTCTTCACATTCTTATGTGCCGAGCTCGTGCTCAAGGTTTTCGGAGTAAAA GCTGGAGGGGCGATAGCATATAGAATTCTCTCACAGACAACGATGGCCTTCTCAAATGTGGTTGGTCCGCTCGAGGAGATCAGCTTTTACGGTCATCCCATGGCTTACCTTGCTCCCAGCGTCTACGGTCATCCTCAT GCCTTGACGTTACACTGCCAGAGCTATGTGGACAAGATGACGATATCTCTAGCTGTCGACCCCGAAGTGATTCCAGACCCTTATCAGCTCTGCGATGATCTGGAGGAGTCTCTCAGTAGCATCAAGGCCGCTGTCCTGAGGAAAGATAAGGCTCCCGTTGCTGCTGCTGAACCCTAG
- the LOC116196064 gene encoding uncharacterized protein LOC116196064 isoform X2 gives MATFSSSATTALFTASFDPANPFDFLKKVFKFLASTSDFLSTETADDVISAAVEAARRTAAMESAERMRAADADVAAAEVKGEEKSSWRDSGRANKRDRRVWTAEEENSLFDALEDLIGRGMRAENGFFKPGYMSMVERALEAKCPGSGLKCNPHIESKMKNLKKLYHLIADIREQSGLGWDSERNCILIDCEDSWQAYCQKEPHAAVLRGRLFPHYDRLDFIFGKSRGRGNGSSEDIAEVNDKVDQEKLVVHENDIPTRVVYELDARQPQQKRLRTTDDKSIPDIPEIAKMFDALLERVDEGFNEIASCTGHGKDLDEDKRRVGNELLQMGISIELCIPLARRILKDSDNLHLFYGFKGENRRAFVNSLLQDMGKRAFLL, from the exons ATGGCTACGTTCTCCTCCTCAGCGACCACAGCACTATTCACTGCGAGCTTCGATCCCGCCAACCCCTTCGATTTCTTGAAGAAAGTCTTCAAATTCCTTGCCAGCACGAGTGACTTCCTCTCGACGGAGACTGCGGACGACGTAATTTCCGCGGCCGTAGAAGCGGCGAGGAGGACTGCGGCCATGGAGAGCGCGGAAAGGATGAGGGCGGCGGATGCTGACGTGGCAGCGGCTGAGGTGAAGGGGGAAGAGAAGAGCTCGTGGAGAG ATTCGGGCAGGGCGAACAAGCGGGACAGGCGAGTGTGGACCGCAGAGGAGGAGAATTCCCTGTTCGATGCTCTTGAAGATCTGATCGGCCGGGGTATGAGGGCAGAGAACGGCTTCTTTAAACCTGGGTACATGTCTATGGTCGAGAGGGCGTTAGAGGCCAAATGCCCCGGTTCCGGTTTAAAATGTAACCCGCATATTGAGTCGAAGATGaagaacttgaagaagctcTACCATCTAATTGCTGATATCCGAGAACAGAGTGGATTAGGTTGGGACTCCGAGAGGAATTGCATCCTCATCGATTGTGAGGATAGCTGGCAAGCATACTGCCAG AAAGAGCCTCATGCTGCAGTTTTGAGGGGAAGGTTATTCCCTCATTACGACCGGCTCGACTTCATATTTGGGAAGAGTCGAGGTAGAGGTAATGGCAGTAGTGAGGATATTGCAGAAGTTAATGATAAGGTCGATCAAGAGAAACTGGTGGTGCACGAGAATGACATACCAACAAGAGTAGTATATGAACTTGATGCTCGACAACCACAGCAGAAGAGGCTTAGGACTACTGATGACAAATCGATCCCCGACATACCCGAAATTGCAAAGATGTTTGACGCCTTATTGGAGAGGGTTGATGAAGGATTCAATGAGATCGCAAGTTGCACTGGCCATGGAAAAGATCTGGACGAAGATAAGAGGCGAGTGGGAAATGAGCTCCTGCAGATGGGTATCAGTATTGAGCTGTGCATTCCTTTGGCCAGAAGAATTCTCAAGGACTCGGACAATCTGCATCTATTCTATGGATTCAAGGGAGAGAACAGACGGGCTTTTGTTAATTCATTGCTTCAGGATATGGGGAAGAGAGCATTCCTTCTCTAG
- the LOC116196064 gene encoding uncharacterized protein LOC116196064 isoform X1, translating to MATFSSSATTALFTASFDPANPFDFLKKVFKFLASTSDFLSTETADDVISAAVEAARRTAAMESAERMRAADADVAAAEVKGEEKSSWRGSDSGRANKRDRRVWTAEEENSLFDALEDLIGRGMRAENGFFKPGYMSMVERALEAKCPGSGLKCNPHIESKMKNLKKLYHLIADIREQSGLGWDSERNCILIDCEDSWQAYCQKEPHAAVLRGRLFPHYDRLDFIFGKSRGRGNGSSEDIAEVNDKVDQEKLVVHENDIPTRVVYELDARQPQQKRLRTTDDKSIPDIPEIAKMFDALLERVDEGFNEIASCTGHGKDLDEDKRRVGNELLQMGISIELCIPLARRILKDSDNLHLFYGFKGENRRAFVNSLLQDMGKRAFLL from the exons ATGGCTACGTTCTCCTCCTCAGCGACCACAGCACTATTCACTGCGAGCTTCGATCCCGCCAACCCCTTCGATTTCTTGAAGAAAGTCTTCAAATTCCTTGCCAGCACGAGTGACTTCCTCTCGACGGAGACTGCGGACGACGTAATTTCCGCGGCCGTAGAAGCGGCGAGGAGGACTGCGGCCATGGAGAGCGCGGAAAGGATGAGGGCGGCGGATGCTGACGTGGCAGCGGCTGAGGTGAAGGGGGAAGAGAAGAGCTCGTGGAGAG GATCAGATTCGGGCAGGGCGAACAAGCGGGACAGGCGAGTGTGGACCGCAGAGGAGGAGAATTCCCTGTTCGATGCTCTTGAAGATCTGATCGGCCGGGGTATGAGGGCAGAGAACGGCTTCTTTAAACCTGGGTACATGTCTATGGTCGAGAGGGCGTTAGAGGCCAAATGCCCCGGTTCCGGTTTAAAATGTAACCCGCATATTGAGTCGAAGATGaagaacttgaagaagctcTACCATCTAATTGCTGATATCCGAGAACAGAGTGGATTAGGTTGGGACTCCGAGAGGAATTGCATCCTCATCGATTGTGAGGATAGCTGGCAAGCATACTGCCAG AAAGAGCCTCATGCTGCAGTTTTGAGGGGAAGGTTATTCCCTCATTACGACCGGCTCGACTTCATATTTGGGAAGAGTCGAGGTAGAGGTAATGGCAGTAGTGAGGATATTGCAGAAGTTAATGATAAGGTCGATCAAGAGAAACTGGTGGTGCACGAGAATGACATACCAACAAGAGTAGTATATGAACTTGATGCTCGACAACCACAGCAGAAGAGGCTTAGGACTACTGATGACAAATCGATCCCCGACATACCCGAAATTGCAAAGATGTTTGACGCCTTATTGGAGAGGGTTGATGAAGGATTCAATGAGATCGCAAGTTGCACTGGCCATGGAAAAGATCTGGACGAAGATAAGAGGCGAGTGGGAAATGAGCTCCTGCAGATGGGTATCAGTATTGAGCTGTGCATTCCTTTGGCCAGAAGAATTCTCAAGGACTCGGACAATCTGCATCTATTCTATGGATTCAAGGGAGAGAACAGACGGGCTTTTGTTAATTCATTGCTTCAGGATATGGGGAAGAGAGCATTCCTTCTCTAG
- the LOC116196061 gene encoding uncharacterized protein LOC116196061: MYADTGLMFPCFQNLYQEAQQFDDFCKPQKPNASLSKLFQSSTIMEYDLGGEGDLFKAPEPIIEEPIIGLDPMAAAISMISCGEDSILAQDLKVADIASLQNEPLFSEVFYDCRKDLLEKAATEATFSEALQIKIPPLKIDENQSVVNELTLDLPFQKSVSSGCLSSIQGAALKPNFLGFSGLDFGAVYGMRRAFSEGDIKTLSNGNNGNGNGNGDTSLIHSPLERPILISNCTSEERKEKLSRYRNKKTKRNFGRKIKYACRKALADSQPRIRGRFAKTEESDISKKQ, from the exons ATGTATGCAGACACTGGGCTAATGTTCCCTTGCTTCCAGAATCTGTACCAAGAAGCTCAACAGTTCGACGACTTCTGCAAACCCCAGAAGCCCAATGCTTCTTTG AGCAAACTTTTTCAGTCCTCCACCATAATGGAGTACGACTTAGGTGGAGAAGGAGATCTGTTCAAAGCTCCAGAACCCATAATCGAAGAACCGATCATCGGACTCGATCCAATGGCTGCGGCCATTTCGATGATATCTTGCGGGGAAGATTCCATCTTGGCCCAAGATCTTAAGGTTGCAGATATTGCCTCACTTCAGAATGAGCCTCTCTTCAGCGAAGTCTTCTATGACTGTCGTAAAGACCTGCTGGAAAAGGCAGCGACAGAGGCAACTTTCTCTGAGGCCTTGCAGATTAAGATTCCACCACTGAAGATTGATGAAAATCAGTCCGTGGTAAATGAACTTACTCTCGATTTACCTTTTCAAAAGAGCGTCAGCTCAGGATGTCTGAGCTCGATTCAGGGAGCTGCTCTGAAACCGAACTTTCTTGGCTTTTCTGGGCTGGATTTTGGAGCTGTTTATGGGATGCGGAGGGCATTCAGTGAAGGAGACATCAAG ACTCTTAGTAACGGTAATAATGGTAATGGTAATGGTAATGGTGATACTAGCCTAATCCATTCTCCTCTTGAGCGGCCGATACTCATCAGCAACTGCACCTCAGAAGAGCGTAAGGAGAAGCTCTCAAGATACAGAAACAAGAAGACAAAGAGGAACTTCGGGAGGAAGATCAAG TATGCTTGCAGGAAGGCCCTAGCTGACAGTCAGCCTAGGATCCGAGGAAGATTTGCAAAGACCGAGGAGTCCGACATCTCCAAGAAGCAATAA
- the LOC116196057 gene encoding pentatricopeptide repeat-containing protein At3g49170, chloroplastic, which translates to MNICLSSPAKFSPLRPSSRVLIPSSPKQPSPSLSLQPPSNPQPLNSRLITAHLDAGRLREAISALDSMAWSGSYPDLVTYALLLKSCIRCREFHLGRHVRRRLEESGIEPDSVVLNSLISLHSKSNDWEEAEEVFWSMGSDKRDLVSWSAMISCYATNNKEMEAIALFLDMLQEGFSPNEYCYTAVIRACSTAKTARIGDAIFGFLMKDGYFDSDACVGCALIDMFVKGRGDLRSSLKVFNKMSERNVVAWTQIITRCTELGHPEEAVNLFVDMLLEGCIPDKFTISAVVSACSDLGLLPLGLQLHSWAMRSGLHSDVCVGCCLVDMYRKCGACGSLSDSRKVFDQMPSHNVMSWTAVITGYAQCDGSKEAVELFLEMIRGPIRPNHFTFASVLKACASSINVETGVQVYAHTVKLGLSTDNCVGNSLVSMFARSGRTEDARKAFESLFDRNMVSYNTILDAYSKNLNSEEAFSLFHEIESMGMGPDAYTFASLLSGAASVGAISKGELIHGRIVKSGLHFNECVCNALISMYSKCGNVEAAFRVFDRMGDKKNVISWTSMIMGFAKHGFSERALETFREMIELGMRPNEITSVAVLSACSHGGLASKGRMYFESMQKDHGITPRMEHYACMVDLLGRSGSLVEAFEFISSMPFEANELVWRTFLGACRIHGNVELGKKAAGMILQKDPSDPAAYILLANLYASSGRWEDMAEIRKKMKLKNLTKEAGCSWIEVKDTIFKFHVGDSSHPQAREIFNELDRLNTKIKKLGYVPNTDFFLHDVEEEQKEQYLFQHSEKLAVAFGLISTPRPKPIRVFKNLRVCGDCHSAIKYISMATDREIVVRDANRFHHFKDGKCSCNDYW; encoded by the coding sequence ATGAACATCTGTCTGTCCTCCCCCGCCAAATTCTCACCTTTACGTCCGTCGTCTCGGGTCCTCATCCCTTCCTCCCCAAAACAACCCTCGCCGTCCCTCTCACTTCAACCGCCCTCCAATCCCCAGCCTCTCAACAGCCGCCTGATCACCGCCCACCTCGATGCGGGCCGCCTCCGGGAAGCGATTTCTGCCCTGGATTCCATGGCCTGGAGCGGGTCCTACCCCGACCTTGTCACCTACGCTCTCCTCCTCAAGTCCTGCATCCGCTGTCGCGAGTTCCATCTTGGCAGGCATGTTCGCAGGCGGCTCGAGGAGTCCGGAATCGAGCCTGACTCGGTCGTCCTCAACTCGCTTATCAGCCTCCACTCCAAATCGAACGACTGGGAAGAGGCCGAGGAGGTCTTCTGGAGCATGGGGAGTGACAAGAGGGATTTGGTTTCTTGGAGTGCTATGATCTCGTGCTACGCCACCAAcaacaaggagatggaagcaATCGCGCTGTTTCTTGATATGCTGCAAGAGGGTTTCTCTCCCAACGAGTACTGCTACACGGCAGTGATTCGGGCGTGTTCAACTGCTAAAACCGCCCGGATTGGTGATGCTATTTTTGGTTTTCTGATGAAAGATGGTTATTTCGATTCCGATGCCTGTGTTGGGTGTGCCTTGATTGATATGTTCGTTAAGGGACGAGGGGATCTGCGGTCTTCCCTCAAGGTGTTTAACAAAATGTCTGAGAGAAACGTAGTTGCTTGGACACAGATAATTACTAGGTGTACAGAGCTGGGTCACCCTGAAGAAGCTGTAAATCTGTTTGTAGACATGCTATTGGAAGGATGCATACCGGACAAGTTTACGATCAGTGCTGTTGTCTCGGCTTGTTCAGATTTGGGCCTTCTACCACTTGGGTTGCAATTGCATTCTTGGGCCATGAGATCAGGACTGCACTCTGATGTTTGTGTTGGCTGTTGCTTGGTGGACATGTACCGTAAGTGTGGTGCATGCGGGTCGCTTAGTGATTCAAGAAAGGTGTTTGATCAGATGCCCAGTCACAATGTAATGTCTTGGACAGCAGTTATCACAGGATATGCTCAATGTGACGGAAGTAAGGAAGCTGTCGAACTATTCTTAGAAATGATTCGAGGTCCCATAAGGCCAAATCATTTCACATTTGCTAGTGTTCTCAAGGCATGTGCTAGTTCTATCAATGTTGAAACTGGTGTGCAGGTATATGCTCACACGGTGAAGTTAGGATTATCAACCGATAATTGTGTGGGGAATTCCCTTGTTAGCATGTTTGCCCGCTCAGGAAGGACGGAAGATGCCCGAAAGGCATTTGAGTCGCTTTTCGATAGGAATATGGTGTCTTATAATACGATCCTTGATGCGTATTCCAAGAATTTGAATTCTGAAGAAGCCTTTTCGCTGTTTCATGAAATTGAGAGTATGGGAATGGGCCCTGATGCTTACACATTTGCAAGCCTCTTGAGTGGGGCTGCCAGTGTTGGTGCAATCAGTAAGGGAGAACTAATCCATGGTCGGATTGTAAAATCAGGGCTCCATTTCAATGAGTGCGTTTGTAACGCTCTGATCTCTATGTACTCAAAATGCGGAAACGTAGAAGCTGCCTTTCGAGTATTCGACCGAATGGGAGATAAGAAGAATGTAATTTCCTGGACATCAATGATAATGGGGTTTGCAAAACACGGGTTCAGTGAGAGAGCTTTGGAGACATTCCGAGAGATGATTGAATTAGGTATGAGGCCAAATGAGATCACTTCCGTTGCAGTTTTATCTGCATGTAGCCATGGGGGTTTGGCCTCCAAGGGAAGGATGTATTTTGAGTCAATGCAGAAAGATCATGGAATCACTCCGAGGATGGAGCACTATGCTTGCATGGTCGATTTACTGGGCCGATCGGGTTCGCTCGTTGAAGCGTTCGAGTTTATCTCTTCGATGCCTTTTGAGGCCAATGAGTTAGTCTGGCGAACATTTCTTGGAGCTTGTCGGATCCATGGGAATGTAGAGCTCGGTAAAAAGGCTGCAGGTATGATTCTTCAGAAAGACCCAAGTGATCCCGCAGCTTATATTCTGCTGGCAAACTTGTATGCTTCCTCAGGTCGATGGGAAGATATGGCAGAAATCAGAAAGAAGATGAAGCTGAAGAATCTGACCAAAGAAGCAGGTTGTAGTTGGATAGAGGTGAAAGACACAATATTCAAATTCCATGTCGGTGACTCTTCACACCCTCAAGCTCGGGAGATTTTCAATGAGCTCGATCGGCTAAATACCAAAATAAAGAAACTGGGTTATGTTCCAAATACCGATTTCTTTCTTCATGATGTGGAGGAGGAACAGAAGGAGCAGTACTTGTTCCAACATAGCGAGAAACTAGCAGTTGCTTTTGGGCTTATAAGCACTCCGAGGCCGAAACCGATCAGGGTGTTCAAGAACCTCCGTGTCTGCGGAGATTGCCACTCTGCAATCAAGTACATATCAATGGCTACTGATAGGGAGATCGTGGTTAGAGATGCAAACCGATTCCACCATTTCAAGGACGGGAAATGCTCCTGCAACGATTACTGGTGA